The segment AACAGCGGCAGGATGCCCAGCCGGTCGCGGACCAGCCACAGCTCGCGCTTCACCGCGTCCCACAGGCCGATGGCGAACTGGCCGTTCAGCTTGGCCCAGGCGGCGGGGCCGTACTCCTCGAAGGCGTGGACGATCACCTCGGTGTCGGTGCGGGTGTAGAAGCGGTGCCCGCGCGCCTCCAGGTCACGCCGCAGTTCGACGTGGTTGAAGATCTCGCCGTTGAAGGTGATCCAGAGTGTCCGTTCCTCGTTGTGGATCGGCTGGAAGCCGCCGGCCAGACCGACGATGCTGAGGCGCGCATGGGCGAGCCCGATCCGCCCGTCGCGGTAGAAGCCGTAGCCGTCCGGGCCGCGGTGCCCGATCATGGCGATCATGCGCTTCAGTTCGTCGAGTCCGGCGGGCTCGGCACGCGGCCCGGCGAGAACTCCGGCGACACCACACATCGCACGCTCTCCTGTGTGTCTTGATCCGGCGGGAAAGGGATCGGCGGTAAAAAAGTCAGGCGGTTTCGGCGAGCATCGCGCGCTTGATCTTGCCGGACTCGGTCTTCGGCAACTCGTCGCGGATCTCGATGAACTTGGGCACCAGATGGCTTTCCAGGCGGCCCCGGCAGTGCTGGCGGATCGCCATCTCGGTCAGGGTGGCGCCGGGGCGGACGACCAGATAGGCCTTCACCGCCATGCCGTCGGCGGAGTCGGGCACGCCGAGAACGGCGGCCTCGACCACGGCTTCCAGCTCGTAGAGGGCGTTCTCGACCTCCTTGGGGCTGACCTTCTCACCGCGACACTTGAACACGTCGTCCTTGCGGCTGACGAAGTAGAGGCAGCCGTCGGCGTCCATGGTGAAGAGGTCGCCGGTGTAGAGCAGGGTCTCGCCCTGCGGCCCGCTGCGCAGGCGCTTGGCGGTTTCCTCCGGCCGGTTCCAGTAGCCGCGCATCACGTTGGCGCCGCGGACCACCAGCTCGCCGACCTCGCCGGGGGCGGCGCGGTTGCCCAGCTCGTCCACCACATAGGCTTCGCAGTTGGGAATGGCCCGGCCCACCGAGGCGGTCTTGGTGCCGAGGTCGCGCGGGTCGAGGTAGCAGATGCGGGTGCAGCATTCCGTCATGCCGTACATCGAATAAAAGGCGGCATCGGGAAAGCGCTCGCGCAGGCGGTCGATGTGGGCGGTCGGCAGGGGGGCCGCTGCGTTGGTCAGGTAGCGCAGCGAGGACAGGTCGGCGGTCTTCAGCGCCTCCATCCCCAGCAGCGTGGAGAAGAAGGTCGGCACGCCGGGCAGGCCGGTGATGCGGTGCTTCACCATGCGCGCCAGCGTTTCCGCCGGGAAGGCGAAGGAACGTTCCAGGACCACCGTGAAGCCGACCCGCGCCCCGGTCAGGATCTGCGACAGGCCGTACCCGAAGGTCAGCGGCAGGACGCACATCACGACGTCGTCGGGCGTGTTCTCCAGATAGGTGGAGATCGACCAGGTGGTGTTCACCAGCGCGGCGTGGCTGAGCATCACGCCCTTGGGCCGCCCGGTGGTTCCCGAGGTGTAGAGGATGGCGGCCAGATCCTGATCGATCAGGCCGCGGCTTTGCGGCTTGGTGCCTCCGGACTGGGGGTCCGGGTGGGTGGCCACGATGTCGGTGAAGGAGAGCCCGCCGGCCCCGGCCGGCACGGCGGGCCCGACCCACAGCGTGGTGGCGAGGTGGGATGCCTCACCAGCCGCCGGCACAACCTGCCGGGCGAGCGCGGAGGGCGCGATGAGCGCCCGCACGCCGGCGTCGGTCAGGATGTAGGCCAGCTTGTCCGCCTTGGTGGACGGGTTGACGGGGACATAGACGGCCCCGGCCTTCAGCGCGCCGAACAGGCCCGCGACATACTCGATCGAGTTCTCCAGCATGACCGCCACCCGGTCGCCGCGCACCACCCCGGCGGACTGGAGCGCGCAGGCGACGGCGTCGCTCTGGCGGTCCAGCTCGGCGAAGGTGACGGCGTTCTCCCCCGCGATCAGCGCGGTGTGGTGAGGCCGCCTTGCGGCGGTTTCGCTGAGGAACTGATGAAGCAGGTGCGCCATGACGCTGTTCCCTTGCCTGGCTTCGGTGACTGTCCCGATGGTCCGTTCCGTCCTGGCGGACGGATCAGGCCGCGTCCTTCAGGGTCCGCTTGCGCTCGACGTAGGCGGCGATGCGGCTGACCGATTCGAGGTTGTCGGCCACCATGTCCTCGTCCTCGACGATGATGCCGAAGTGCTCTTCCAGGAAGGCCACGACGTGCATGATGCCGGTGGAGTCGATGATGCCGGTCTCCAGCAGGGATTCGGCGTTGTCGAAGCCGGAGTCGCTGCCGAGCAGGAAGTTCTCCACGATGAAGGCGCGGATTTCCTGGGTGGCGGGTGCGCTCAGGGTCGTCGTCTCGGTGGTGATGGCGGTCCGCATGTCGCTGGCAACTCCTGTGGGTTTGATCGTCGATCCTTGGCCGGCAGTTCGGGACGGTGGTCGACCTCGTTGGGAGTTACTCCAAAGGGGCCGTTCCGTTCCTTTCGGTGTTACCGCCTCGTTGCGTGGGATTGGGAAAGGCATTTCCCGTTCTTTGCAGAGAGGCTTCGGCAACGCCGCCGAGTACGTCATTCTTTATTGCATTCGAATGCGGTGTTTTCGAGAGTGCAAAGGACGATCGGACGGTGAAGACAGTGGCTAACCACTCAGGGTCATTGCAATTGAGCAGGGAATACCTTCTCGTACTCTTGGGGAACCCTCTCTGACTTGTGGCGTAGGAGGGCCTATCGCTCTCGTCATGGTTGCTGAGGGGCGGGCGTACGAGCCCCCACCCCGACCCTCCCCCGCTCCGCAGGGGAGGGAGAATCACGTCCCCTCCCCTGCGAAGCGGGGGAGGGTTAGGGAGGGGGCAAGGAGGAACGCGCGTCGCTGGGATCACGCCGCCGGCAGCGGATCGCCGTGCGTCGGGGTTGGAGCCGGCGCGACGCCGCCGTTCTTGCGCTTGCGCAGCCAGGCCGGAATGCCGGTCACCTGCACCGACAGCCAGTCCACCGAGGCGTCATCGGAAATCGGCACGGCGTGCAGCCGCAGCGGGTCGGCCTTCGGGCCGTTCCAGCCCGGATCGATGGTGCGCGCGGTGCGGAAGCCGGCCTGCCGGATGATCGCCACCTCACGGTCGCTGAAATCGCCGTTGGGGAAGGCGAAATGGCGGCAGGGCAGGCCAGTCGCCTCCTCCAGCTCGGTCTTGCACAGCGCGATCTCCTCGGCGCAGCGCTGGTCGTCGCATTGCAGAAGGATCGGGTGGGTGCGGGTGTGGGCGCCGTAATCGGTGACGGCGGCCAAATGCCGGACCTCGTCCCAGGTCAGCGACTGGCGGTCGGCGCCGTCCCGGTCGGGGTCGTCACCGGCCTCGGCCAGCCGGCGGCGGCGTTCCGGGTCGGGGAGGCGCTTCAGCGTCTCGGTGCCGATTCGCTCGGCGGCGGCGGTCTTCCACCAATAGGGGCGGGCGGTGCCGACCACGCGGCTGCACAGGTAGATGGTCGGTCGCACCCCGAATTCCTTGAACAGGGGCTCCAGGCGGGCGTTGTTGCGGTGGCCGTCGTCGAAGGTGACGACAAGCGGATAGGGCGGCAGGTCGCCCCACCGCCCGCTCTCCAGCGCGTCTGCCACCGCGTCCAGCGTGGTGAAGCTGTAACGTTCGGCGTACCAGGCGAGGTGCGCGCGCATCACTTCCGGGTCCGGATCGTGATACACGACGATCGTCACGTTCCGGCGCGCGAACAGATTTCGGAACAGGGCACCG is part of the Azospirillum baldaniorum genome and harbors:
- a CDS encoding polysaccharide deacetylase family protein; this translates as MKQAIAAGIVRWTGVGALFRNLFARRNVTIVVYHDPDPEVMRAHLAWYAERYSFTTLDAVADALESGRWGDLPPYPLVVTFDDGHRNNARLEPLFKEFGVRPTIYLCSRVVGTARPYWWKTAAAERIGTETLKRLPDPERRRRLAEAGDDPDRDGADRQSLTWDEVRHLAAVTDYGAHTRTHPILLQCDDQRCAEEIALCKTELEEATGLPCRHFAFPNGDFSDREVAIIRQAGFRTARTIDPGWNGPKADPLRLHAVPISDDASVDWLSVQVTGIPAWLRKRKNGGVAPAPTPTHGDPLPAA
- a CDS encoding class I adenylate-forming enzyme family protein; translation: MAHLLHQFLSETAARRPHHTALIAGENAVTFAELDRQSDAVACALQSAGVVRGDRVAVMLENSIEYVAGLFGALKAGAVYVPVNPSTKADKLAYILTDAGVRALIAPSALARQVVPAAGEASHLATTLWVGPAVPAGAGGLSFTDIVATHPDPQSGGTKPQSRGLIDQDLAAILYTSGTTGRPKGVMLSHAALVNTTWSISTYLENTPDDVVMCVLPLTFGYGLSQILTGARVGFTVVLERSFAFPAETLARMVKHRITGLPGVPTFFSTLLGMEALKTADLSSLRYLTNAAAPLPTAHIDRLRERFPDAAFYSMYGMTECCTRICYLDPRDLGTKTASVGRAIPNCEAYVVDELGNRAAPGEVGELVVRGANVMRGYWNRPEETAKRLRSGPQGETLLYTGDLFTMDADGCLYFVSRKDDVFKCRGEKVSPKEVENALYELEAVVEAAVLGVPDSADGMAVKAYLVVRPGATLTEMAIRQHCRGRLESHLVPKFIEIRDELPKTESGKIKRAMLAETA
- a CDS encoding acyl carrier protein, whose translation is MRTAITTETTTLSAPATQEIRAFIVENFLLGSDSGFDNAESLLETGIIDSTGIMHVVAFLEEHFGIIVEDEDMVADNLESVSRIAAYVERKRTLKDAA